A part of Chanodichthys erythropterus isolate Z2021 chromosome 4, ASM2448905v1, whole genome shotgun sequence genomic DNA contains:
- the hddc2 gene encoding HD domain-containing protein 2 produces MDNMLQFMKLVGQLKRVPRTGWVYRNIKQPESVSDHMYRMSMMALTIRDISVNKERCMKLALVHDLAECIVGDIAPADNVSKAEKHRREKEAMVHITSLLDDGLRKEIYNLWEEYENQSSPEAKLVKELDQLEMIIQAHEYEELEGKPGRLQEFFTSTEGRFHHPEVLGLVKSLNEERARHIAARGDDTAEKTPDTSSHTLATP; encoded by the exons ATGGACAACATGTTACAATTCATGAAATTAGTCGGGCAGCTAAAA CGCGTACCACGAACAGGATGGGTGTACAGAAATATCAAACAGCCTGAGAGTGTGTCTGATCATATGTACAGAATGTCAATGATGGCCTTAACAATACGGGACATCAGTGTCAATAAAGAAAG ATGCATGAAGCTGGCTTTAGTTCATGACTTGGCTGAGTGTATTGTGGGAGATATTGCTCCAGCAGACAATGTTAGTAAAGCAGAGAAGCACAGAAGGGAAAAG GAGGCAATGGTGCATATCACAAGCCTGTTAGATGATGGCTTGCGGAAAGAAATTTACAACTTATGGGAG GAGTATGAGAATCAGTCCAGTCCAGAAGCCAAACTGGTGAAGGAGTTAGACCAGCTGGAGATGATAATACAAGCTCATGAATATGAAGAGTTAGAGGGGAAACCTGGAAGACTCCAGGAGTTCTTCACCTCCACTGAAG GCAGGTTCCATCACCCAGAGGTGTTGGGTCTGGTGAAGAGTTTGAATGAGGAAAGAGCTCGCCACATCGCTGCCAGAGGAGATGATACTGCTGAGAAGACCCCTGACACAAGCTctcacaccctagcaacaccatgA